Proteins encoded in a region of the Planctomycetota bacterium genome:
- a CDS encoding right-handed parallel beta-helix repeat-containing protein gives MKCILLLAAPLWMLAMPCLAVEKIGADKSAGCLAQPREVERLEIAQPGVYENYLVDSHWQGGNRVKITADNVTLRHCEIRNATGNGVGVFGKHVTIESCRIHHLLNGTYAKQDDAHGVTGRPEHLVIRNCDISYVSGDAVQFNPDRTPWDDVLIEHCTFWTGPLPADAGNFKAGERPGENAFDSKTPASGKRSRIVFRDCLFHGWNQPAQINLMAAMNLKENVDALLERCVFRDNQVSLRLRGPGRNGGARVTVRDCAIYQSAVGVRMEDKLEGLRLERVAFGSDVERRFHQLDKASAPSFENIGEADAPPLEQLIRDGFRK, from the coding sequence ATGAAATGCATTCTGCTGTTGGCGGCGCCACTGTGGATGTTGGCAATGCCCTGCCTGGCGGTCGAGAAGATTGGCGCCGACAAGTCGGCCGGTTGTCTGGCTCAGCCACGCGAGGTCGAGCGGCTTGAGATCGCTCAGCCCGGAGTGTACGAGAACTATCTGGTCGACAGCCACTGGCAAGGTGGCAATCGCGTCAAGATCACAGCCGACAACGTCACGCTTCGCCATTGCGAGATTCGCAACGCCACGGGAAATGGCGTGGGTGTGTTCGGCAAGCACGTGACGATCGAAAGCTGCCGGATTCATCATCTGCTCAACGGCACGTATGCCAAGCAGGACGACGCGCACGGAGTCACCGGCCGGCCCGAACATTTGGTCATTCGCAACTGTGACATCTCGTACGTGTCGGGGGACGCGGTACAGTTCAACCCCGACCGGACGCCGTGGGACGACGTGCTGATCGAGCATTGCACGTTTTGGACCGGGCCGCTGCCCGCGGACGCTGGGAACTTTAAGGCCGGCGAACGTCCCGGCGAGAATGCGTTCGATTCCAAGACGCCCGCCAGCGGCAAACGCTCGCGAATCGTGTTTCGCGATTGCTTGTTCCACGGCTGGAACCAGCCCGCGCAGATCAACCTGATGGCGGCGATGAACCTGAAGGAAAACGTCGACGCCCTGCTGGAACGCTGTGTCTTTCGCGACAACCAGGTCAGCCTGCGGCTACGCGGCCCGGGTCGCAACGGTGGCGCACGGGTCACGGTGCGCGACTGTGCGATTTATCAGTCAGCGGTCGGCGTGCGCATGGAAGACAAGCTCGAAGGGCTGCGCCTCGAACGGGTTGCTTTTGGCAGCGACGTCGAACGCCGCTTTCACCAACTCGACAAAGCCAGTGCGCCCTCGTTTGAAAACATCGGCGAAGCCGACGCGCCGCCGCTCGAGCAGTTGATACGCGACGGCTTCCGGAAGTGA